In [Phormidium] sp. ETS-05, the genomic window TTTCCCGGCTGCAGCTTGCTCTAGACCTGCTTTCCGCTCTGGTTGATTGTCTAAATCGCGAATCAAGAGAACTGCTCTAATTTTTCGGTGCTTTTGCAGATAACGAACTAAATTAATCACCTTCCTAGCCGCTGCACCATCAGCTTTTAAGGGACTGTCACCATGATGACCGATAACTTTAGGCAGCCGTATTCCCGATTCTTTCGCTCGCTCTACGATATCCTTGATATCTTTCCAACAGGAACAACCTGTACCCTCTTCTAAACCACTCCAGCAAAATATGCCAGAAAGATACTCTAGCTCTAGCCAATCTACTTTTTCAAGTATAACCCGCTCCGCTAATTTGGTAGCTGTTCTGGCATCTGCACTACTTTCTACAATCACAATAAATTCAAACACTGATTTCTCCCGCTACTACCCACTCTTCCCCCTCCGCATCCCAAAACTCTCCCGTGGTTAAAGTGTGCTTTGCCCATTCTACATCAGGATGCTCGTCTAACCGCTTCGCCACAGTCCCAGTGACATCACTGTTATGTAACACATGGACTTGTGATGGCATCAGCTCATCAATAATATAGGGAGAATGAGTAGAAAAAATAATTTGCAGATTTTTGTGTTCGGCAATAATTGTTTTAAACACAGTCATCAGCTCTCGTTGTGCTTTGGGATGCAGTCCCTGTTCCACATCATCGAGTAACACTAAATTAGGTTGAGTAGGATTCAGCAGCACTGCTAGCAACCCCAGAGTTATGATTGTGCCTTCGCTCACTGCATGAGCCGGAATTCGCTCCCCTGTATTCATGCTCAAGACAACTTCTTGCCCGCTCATCTCCTGAGTGTCGTCATAAGTCATCAATTTGCCATCGACTTGGATCGACTTTTCGCGATTCACTTTCACCTTGGCTCGTCTTATCCCTACTTCCCGCACACCAGGGACAATCCGCCGCAACATTTCTTGTAATAGTTCAAATTTATCTGGAGCCTCATTACGGAGAAAGTCCAAAGTTGGGGCTAATCCTGACCCATCAAACTCGACTCTAGGCGTCTCCGCTTCACTGTAAGCTGCTTTGGCCAAATTGCTAGAAACCAGCTTTAAATATACAGCATGTCTTATAGCTTCGCCGATAGGATGGGGAGCATTACTAAAAGATTCGCTCCATCCTGACGAATCATCTCTGTTTTGTTCAACCTGCCAGGACACCGTAGGAACCCACCCACCCTCTCGCTGTTGCCAACTATAAGCAGCTTCCCAATACTTTGGCTCTTTAAATCCCCAAAAACCACTGGCGGTAACACACATCTCCTCTGCCCCAATTGTGGTAATAAATTGAGGCGCTTTGTCATATTGAAATATTCTGGAAAATGAGGAATCAGCCAGCAGACTTAAATAGTGCAAAGCCTGCAACACCGATGTTTTACCCGCACTGTTTTGCCCTACCAGAGCATGGAATCGCGAATTATCTAACCTCAGCTCGGTTGCCTGATGACTTTTAAAGTTATGAAGTTTTACCTCGTCTAGCATTTGGTGGCTAATCTAATTTAATCCTAACTTGAATTTTCAGCAATCAGCCTTGGAGTAATTTTATGATGGCGATATATGAAAATTACCGCCCCTGATTACCTAGCTTAATTTATATTGAAATATAACTCTAAAAGTTTGTCAATCGGTAATGATACTTAATTTATTCAAAATCTCATCATTTCCTCAACCCAATAACTCTTGCCCTACTCAACCAAAATAAAACACCACAGCCCCAGAACCGAGGAAAGCGGCGCCGGAGCTGTGGCGGGAAATTCTCTCTCTAAAGCGGGGGCTTTCTTAAGTGAATTGCTGACTTAATGCGACGGGATTGTGGACGGTAATCTTTTTCTTGTGAATAGAAATCATCTGTTCTTCTCGCAACTCGCCGAGGAGGCGCGTTACTGTCACCCGTGTAGAACCGATCGCCTCAGCGATCGCCTGATGGGACAGTTTTAAATCAATCGTAATCCCATCCATACTCGGCACCCCGAAATCGCGGCATAAAATCAGCAAAAAGCTAACCAACCGTGACCCCATATCTCGATGTGCCAAAGTCTCAATCATCATCTCGGTTTGCAAAATCCGAGACGATAAACCCCGCAACATAAATATCGATAACTCTGGGTCATTTGCCAAAGCCTTCTCCACTTGGTCGATCGGCACCGAGAGCAACTCCACCGGCGTAAACGCCACCGCATGGTAAAATCGGTCAGATCGGTGTCCCGTAATCAGAGACAACACCCCAAACACCGTATTCTCCCGCAACAGCGCCACAGTAATTTCCTCTCCCGCCTCATAAACCCGCGAGAGCTTCACCGCGCCTTTAATCAAAAAGTAAACCCTTTCCGCCGGGTCCCCCGGAAAAAATATCGTCTTACCCCGCTCGAAGTTTTCCACTACCGGCGGAAAAGAACCCGTTCCCATTTGCCGCAGGATAGCCGCTAGCGGTTTATCTTGAGCCATCATATCCATTCTGTTAATGCGAGCTTTGATAGTTTCTTGTTAACACTAGCTGGGCTTGTGTAGCCGATGCTAACGCGACGCCTGAGCCGCCCGGATCTGCGGAGCGTAGGTGATCGCGTACTGATTATAAGTTTGTTATCACCTTTACACTTCAAAAAACTTAACCTCAATTCAAGTTGTTTTTTTGTGCCAGTGGATACAGAATCTAGAGGGTTCCGTTTTTTTCAGACGCTCCACCCCGGGGAGGGGGAGACGGGGAGAGCAGGGGACCAGGGGACGGGGGACCCAGGGGACCAGGGGACGGGGGGACCAGGGGGAAAGTAGGGGCGAATGGCCATTCGCCCCTACCCCTGCACAGAAAGCACATCCGCTCCCCGTCTCCCCGTCTCCCAGTCACCCCTGAGCCCCATCTCCCCGTCTCCCCATCTCCCCGTCACCCCTGAGCCCCATCCCTTGCCGCTGCGGTGGGCAGTAAGCTAAGTCAAGCAAGCCCGATCGCCGATGGATTACTTATAGGATAGAATCCCCATGATAGATTTGACAGGAAAAAATGCTCTCGTCACTGGAATCGCCAACAACCGCTCGATCGCCTGGGGTATAGCCCAACAGCTACACCAAGCAGGCGCCAACCTTGGCATCACCTATCTCCCAGACGATAAAGGACGATTCGAGAAAAAAGTCTGGGAAGTAGTAGAACCCATCAAACCCAGCCTCTTCCTCCCCTGCAACGTCGAAGACGACGCCCAGATTCAATCCGTATTTACCGCCATTGGCGAAAAATGGGACAAACTCGACATCCTCATCCACTGTCTCGCCTTTGCCGATAAAGACGGACTCAGCGGCGACTTTTCCAGCTCGCCGCGCCAAACCTTCAGCAAAGCCCTCGACATCAGCGCCTACTCCCTAGTCGCCCTCAGCGGCGCCGCCAAACCCCTAATGACCCAAGGAGGCAGCATCGTCACCCTCTCCTACCTCGGAGGCGTCCGCGTCATTCCCAACTACAACGTTATGGGAATCGCCAAAGCCGCCCTAGAAATGAACGTCCGCTATCTCGCCTCCGAATTAGGACCCCTGAACGTGCGCGTAAACGGCATTTCCGCCGGTCCCATTCGCACCCTCGCATCCTCCGCCGTCGGCGGTATCCTCGACATGATCCACCACGTAGAAAAAACCGCCCCCCTCCGCCGCACCGTCACCCAAACCGAAGTCGGAAACACCGCCGCCTTCCTCTGCAGCGACTTAGCCAGCGGTATCACCGGACAAGTGCTATACGTCGATTCCGGCTACTCCATTATGGGGATGTAATTTCATAGTCATTTGTCCTTGGTCATTTGTCCTTGGTCATTTGTCATTTGTCCTTTGTCCGCCAGGGGTTTCTTTTCCAAATCTTGGTGAAAATCAGAAAATTGAAGGCAGTTACCCGGTTTCTCCTCCAAGGGACAAGGGACAAATGACAAGGGACAAATGACATTTCTAACTCGCAAACAAGTCATATTCCCCAGATTCCGTAACCGCGAAAGGATTCCCAGACCCCGTAATCAAATCCTCAACTTGAGCAGGCGTCAAATTAGGATTAGCACTCAAAATCAACGCCGCTACTCCCGATACCAACCCCGTCGCCATAGAAGTACCTTCCCAAAAACTATAAGTATCAATAGGCAGAGCCGAGTAAATATCCACCCCTGGGGCAACTACATAATCTATGGGAGTAGTGCCAGCACGGTTAGAAAACTCCCCTAAAGAGCCTTTACTATCCACCGCTCCCACAGATATGCCAAATTCTGAAGCAAAACCGGCGGGATATTTCACATTACTAAAGCGTTTGCCACCGGCGAAGTTGGTTAAACCGTCATTCCCCGAAGCCATCACCACTACCACGCCTTTTTCCACCGCATAGCGAATCGCTTCTTCTTCCGGTTCACTAGGCAGAGAACCGCCTAAACTGAGGTTGATAATATCGGCGCCATTGTCAGCGGCGTAACGGATACCAGCAATGATGGGTTCTTCCGCGCCGCGAAATACCCCGATCGTCCGTACCGGCATAATCTTCGCACCGGGTGCCACCCCCGTCACCCCCACACCATTATTTTCCCCTGCGATCGACCCCGCCACATGGGTAGAGTGACCAGCCAACTCCTCAAAATTGCGCGGGTCGTTATCCCCATCCCAAAAATCCCATCCCCGCACATCATCGATAAACCCATTGGCATCATCATCAATGCCATTACCAGGAATCTCATCCTCATTCACCCAGATATTATCATCCAAATTCGGGTGAGAATAATCCGTACCATCATCCACCACCGCCACCACTATCCCATCACCAGTATAACCCTGACTCCACACCGCTGGCGCCTTAACCGCATTCAAAGCCCAATCTTTCCCAGGCAAAGGCGCCACCGCCGGAAATTCTGGCTGACCCACCGCCTGCGCCACCGCCACCGCCGCATTCACCAACCCATAACCAGAAGCGCGACTAAAATTCCCTGGAATCACACTTAAATCATAATGGGTATTCCCCACCGCTTGCGCCACCCAAACATAATATTCCCCCGCAGGCAAACCCTGCAAAGAGATTTCCTCCGCCGTCGCTCCTCCTTCCACCGAAAGAGCCAAAATCTCCTCCGGCTCAATCAAACCATTACCATTATCATCGCGAATCAAGCGCAAATCAGCATTACCGCTCATACCATATAAAAATAGGCTCAAATCTCCAGGAGTTTCTAAGCGGAATTTATAGATATCGTGAGGGTCAGCCGTATCCACAACCCCGCTGGCAGTTTGAGGAGAATTCAAAGCTCCCAAATCCAGAGCTACGGGTAAGCCATTACCCGCTTCTGGCGATGGAGCAACCGGGGCAGCCTCCAACCAGATACTATAGTCCGCATCGGCTACAGCCTGAGTAGCTGCCAGAAAATAGTTACCCGGCAACAAGACCCGATCGAGCTGTTCCAACTGCCCTCCTTTATTCTGAGAACCCGCAATCCTTTCCTCCGGTTCCACCACACCATTGCCATTCAGATCCTGAATCAGCTCTAGCTGAGCATTCCCCGTCATTTCATAGAGAAAAGCACTGATTTTAGTAGTTTCATTCAACTGAAACCGATAAAAATCTTCCCGGTCATCCTCATTCACCCAATCCCGCCGAATTATCGGTTCCGCACCAGGAATCCCCAAATCAGCCGCACTGCCCAAATCATTGCCCGCATTATCTGAAGGTTTATCATTATTCAAAAAATCCACCTCCAGACTATAAGCCGTATTATCTTTTACCTTCACCACCCCCACATAGTAAATACCCTCGCCAAAAAACCGGGTAATTTCCTGATTAGCACTCCTTTCCGAGGGAGGAAAAGCAATAATTTCATCAGAAGAAAAAGCATTATCCTCATTCAAATCCCGCACCAAAACCAAATCCGCATCAGCATTCTGACCCTGGAGGCGAATCGTGAGATTTTTACCCCTTTGCAGTTCAAACGCATAAAAATCATAGGGATTAGCGTGACCCACAAAATCAGTGACACTCACATCTGTATTAGTAATCTCGCCCAAATAACCCCAAGAAAAAGGAGTGCGATTGCCCGCTCCCGCCGCCGGAGCCGCCGGAGCCAGAGTTTGCATCTGCAGCGTATAGCCCGTATCCTCATTCACCCGTGCAACTTCAATCAAATAATTGCCCGGAAATACTTGGGGAGCCAGAATCGCATCAGGATGGGTAATTGCTGGGATAGTGCCATTAAACCAATCCACAGTTTCCGAGAAATCAATAATACCATTGCCATTACTATCCACCGGTTCTTGAGGATTAGGACGGGTAGCCACCTCTTCCCCCGCATCCGCCAAACCATTACCATTAATATCCTGAAACAACCGCAAATCAGTCTCTGCACTTGCCCCAGCCAGACTCAGCCGCACTTCTGACGGATAAACCAATTGCACCTGGTATAAACGGCGGGGATTAGCCGCAGTAATCGTATCCCGAATCGCCGCAGTAGTGCCCACCTGACCGAGATTAACCGTTCCCGCCGCATCCCGATCCGGATTAGGAATTTCTGCCGCCCCAGCGAACAAACTCAACTCATAACTGGTATCCCCCGCTTCCGGTGTCACCGTCACAAAATAGCGTCCCGGCGCCAAACCAAAGGTTTCCAAAGCGGTAATATGTTCCTTATCTGCCATTAAGCCAGATTCTGCGGTCAGCTCATCGGGCAAACCGTTATTATTCTCATCGCGAATTAACCCCAAACGAGTATTGCCCGCATCACCTTTAACCGTCACGCTCACATCACTGAGGGAGGAAATGCGAAATGGGAAAATATCTTGGCCGTCGCTCTGGCCCACGAACTCCGATAATCGGATGGGTGGTGGGGGGTTAACCCGATCGAACCCCAAAACCCCCAAATCTCCAGGTAGAAAAGTCCGCCCCTCGGGAATTCCCCACAACAGCAAATGATCAAGTGTTTGCCGTCCCTCCCCGCCAAACACCGCCTGCAAGTCCGGGTTAGCCGTCAGATAATAGTTTAAATCGATAATTTGGGAAAAAGAGCGCTTTTCCGCAATGCCATTAGTTTGCAGGTGTTGCCACCCCAGCTCTTTGTCCCCCCCGATCGCCAAAGCCACGTCTGGGTTTTGGCTGAAATAAAAATCCAAATCCACCAATGGAGAGAACCGGCGTCCCTCCTTCACCCCGTATCTGCGCAAATGTTCGTACAAGTCCGCATTGGAAGTCAGCCCCGCCCCCACCAAATCGCTGTTAGTGCGGCGGTAAAAATCTAAATCTACCAGGGGAGAGAATTTCCTCCCCTCCGACAATCCCACCGTGCGGAAATGTTCCCACAGTTGGTCAGCCGTATTGATTCCCGCTGCCGCCAAGTCAGGATTAGCAGTAGCATAGAATTTGGCATCAAATAAATCTACAGACATAGGATTTTAACTCCAGATTTGGGCGGACTAGGGGACGGGGTGACTTCTGGACGGGGTGACGGGGGGCGCTGGGGATGGGAGCCACTCCACCAGGGGACCAGATATTGATTGATATCAAGTCCTACTGGATCGGGATGTGAATAACTGGGGGGCAACCAAAGTGTGGTTGCCCCGGAATTGTCCTAACGATGCCCCCGGACTTGATATGACGAGTTTATTTTGATTATGTCATCTGTTGTTGATTAGTGCCCTTACCCAGGGCTCAGAACCAAGCAGCCCAGTATAAATACCCCTGACGCCAGACCGAGACAACTCCCCCATCTCTCCCCACCAGGGCTATCACCCAGAACTCCGGGCAGGAGGAATAATTTTACAAAAAATATATTTACTTCTTAGTTAAGTAGATTTAATATTATTAACGAAAGATTGCACAAATTAGGGGTTCCACCCTATCTCGGTCAGAAGAAAATTAAGTGATGTTAAGTAAAACTGCTGAAACCGCTATGGGACTGTGGGGTGGCAACTATTGTGAAGATTCAGTAAAGATACGGGAAAATACTTGCGTGAGCCGAACATAAAGGCCAGAATATATGTGGATATACAGACCCTTACCGCTGGTCAGACACTGGCAAAGGCAACCTACAATAGCTGGGACGCCCCATCAGCGTTAGGGCACGAAGAGGGGGAGATATCATAACAGCCAACAGGCATTCAGGAGTCACCCGTTACTGCTTTCTAAGCTATCAGCCCCTCCAGCAACTACCAAAAACCGCGCCTTAGTATTTTTGAAAGGGATAACCTAACCATGAGTTAGAGTGAGATTAAGACCAGCCTGCCGAAAACCCGTAAAAACGGAAAATCGGTAAGGATGTGGAAGGCAAAAAAGGCTGAACCAGTAAAAGTTGGGTGCGTCGGGAATCGGCCACAGAGCCAGCTTCTGATAGCCTGGACTATTAAAAGGGTTTTAACAATCCTTCATAATCAGGGGTTTGCCACAAACAAGCAATGTTATACACAGGGATGAAATCATGCTTGCAAAATCCAGCGCTAACAACTATCAAACATTACCTCGTCAATGGGGCACTAACAACCAGAGAAAAGGGAATATGGCTCTGATGTCTTCCCATGAGCAATCATCTTCCCGCAATGGAGGAGTAATGGTTCATTTAGGAGCCTCTTTCGGTATGGCAGTAGCTGCCGTTATTGGCTTCAATGCGCCAACCCTAGCGGCGACTTTCAGATTTGAATACATGGCAGGCACCTCTTTGCAAGAGATGGTGGCTTTTGAAATGGCGGGGGCAATTTGGTCGCAATTCCTCACCGATGATGTCACCATAAACCTGAAAGTGGGGGGAGTAAATTTTAGCAGCCAGTTCGGTAGCGACTACAATAAGGTCATCAGCATGGCATCACCGGAAAAAATTTTGGTTGATGCTGGTACTTTAGCAGGATTAGGCAATCTGCAACTGGATGGTAATGGCTATTTTGATATCAATGTTGATGGCCAAACTGTACAGCAAAACCAAATCACGGTCACTACAGCTAATGCCAAGGTTTTGGGCATCGGCGGTTTGGGGACTACCTTTGATGGCACCATCCTGATGAATAATGCGGTGGGGTGGGACCTGGATTACATTGGCTCTGCTCCCGATGACAGCAGCAAATTTGATTTTCTCAGTGTGGTTGTCCACGAAATCGGTCACACTTTGGGCTTTATCAGCGGTGTGGAGGATAATCAATGGTATGCCAGTAATGCCAATTCTGACCCCAACAGTAGCCCGAATGGCAACACGATCGTCACGGCCCTGGATTTATTCCGCTTTTCTCCTGAAAGCAGCACTCAAGGTATCCAGGACTTGTCTGTAGGGGGAGAAAAATACTTTTCCCTTGATGGCGGTAGCACTGTGACCGCTCAATTTGCCACGGGAACGGAAGGGGATGGCTTTCAAGGCAGCCACTGGAAAGAAGCCGACAGCAGCCAAGCGATCGGCATTATGGATCCTGCCCTCGCCAAAGGCGAAAAAAGCAGAATCTCTGATTTCGACCTCCTTGCCTTAGAGGCTCTAGGCTGGAACGTGAAGCGTCAAGCCAATGGTGAATTCCGATCGTGGGATAACCTCAACCTCAATACCATCAAGCAGCAGGCCCAGACCCGAGCCGTCGGCTCCTTAATTGCTCAAATTTTAGGAGACTTCAACGAGAGTCGAACCTACCATCGCTGGGCAACCCGCAGCCGATCGAGGTTTTGGCAAGTGGGATATTTTCAGACAGCCGATATCGACCCGAACCAGCCCCAACCCGCCTCGGTTCCCGAACCGGGTGTTACCCTGGGATTGGCCAGCTTAGGTTTTTTCGGTCTCGTTTCCCGGCGGCGGCGTCAATCATAATTGCCCGGTTCGTAGCACCCTCCTTTAGCCCTCTCTCATAAGTTTGTAGTTGGGCTTTAGCCCTCTTTCACAAGGTTGTGGTTTTGGCTTTAGCCCTCTAAAACTCACATTTTTTTGGGCTGAAGCCCAACTACAAACCTTTTTTTTGGGCTGAAGCCCAACTACGAGCCTTTTTTTTGGGCTGAAGCCCAACTACGAACTGAATTGTGGGCTGAAGCCCAACTACGAGCCTTTTTTTGGGCTGAAGCCCAACTACGAACCGAATTGTGGGCTGAAGCCCAACTACGAACTGAATTGTGGGCTGAAGCCCAACTACGAGCCTTTTTTGGGGTCCCAGCCCTAGGCAGAACGATTGGAGTCACAGAATTGGATGAGAAACCCAGTTTCTATTAGTATTTGCCTTGGCCTTCTCGCCACTACTCCGGCTGTAGGGCAAATCGTTCCCGATGCCACTCTGCCAGTAAATTCCGCTGTGGCTGAGAATGGCAACATCACCACCATCACCGGCGGCACTACTTCCGGCTCCTACCTATTCCACAGTTTCCAGGAGTTTTCTGTCCCAACCGGTGCCTCGGCATTGTTCAACAACGCCCCCGATATCCAAAACATCATTACTCGCATCACTGGCGGGGGTATCTCTAATATTGATGGCATCATCAGTGCTAATGGCAGCGCGAATCTATTCCTGCTCAACCCGGCTGGGATTATCTTCGGTGCCAATGCTCAGCTCAATATCGGCGGCTCGTTTCTCGCTACCACCGCCACGAGTATCAAATGGGCGGATGGGAGCGAATTCAGTGCTACGGACCCCACCAGAGACAATGGGGGCGTGCCCCTACTCACGATTAATGTGCCGTTGGGTCTTCAGCTTGGCTCTGGTTCGGGAAGTATTCTGGTGGAAGGACCAGGGAATAATTTGAGCATCGACCCGGAAACCTCTGCCACTATCAGGGACTTGCGCCCATCGGGACTGGAAGTTAATCCCGGCCAAACTCTGGCTCTCATCGGTGGGGATATCACTCTCAATGGCGGCAACCTCACGGCTCCAAGCGGGACGATCGAACTCCACGCCATTGCCAGCGGCGAAATAGTCGCCGACAGTAGCAGCGGCCCAATTACAATTAACCCCCCAGTTACCCAATCTGGGGCTAATATTCAACTCCTGCAAGCCGCTTCTATTGATGCCAGCGGCCCTGGGGGTGGCCAGATCCTTCTCCAGGGACGCCGCACTGAACTGCGCGACGGTGCCGCCATCTTAACTGATACTTTGGCAGATGAGCCCGGAGGCAATCTCACTCTCCGCGCCACTGAAAGCGTGGAATTGACTGGTATCAATGGTGATGGCACATTTTTTACTGGCTTATTTGCCGATGTCGCCCCAGATGCCACGGGAGCTGGAGGCAGCTTATTGGTAGAAACCGGCAGCCTGTTGATGGCCGACGGCGCCCAAATTATCGCGGGTTCCCTCGGTGCGGGAGATGGGGGGGAATTAACCGTCAGGGCCAATGCTGTGGAAATCAAAGGCGGCGGCCCTGACATCCCCTTCCCCACTGGCTTGTTTGTTTCCTCCTTAGCTACAGGAGAAGGCGGCAACCTGACCGTGGAAGCCCAAAACCTCCTGGTGACAGACGGCGGCCAAATTGTGGCTAGCACTTTTGGGGAGGGCGACGCGGGCAACATTGCTATCCGTGCTAACTCTTTGCACATAGAAGGCATCTCTCCTACGGCTGAGTTTGTGACGGGTGTTTTTGCTGATGTGGCTCCCGGTGCCACTGGTAATGGTGGCAATATCGCGATCGAAGCTCAGAGCCTCCACGTTACTGCAGGCGCCCAAATCATCGGTAGCACTTTTGGTGAGGGAAAGGCGGGGGATATCTCTGTCGCGGCCAATTCCTTAGAAGTTACGGGCGCTTCGGTTCTCGGTCCGAGCGGCTTGTTTACAGCTTCAGAAGATACGGGCTCTGGTGGCAATTTAACCTTACAAGCAGATGTCCTGCGCTTGAGTGAAGGGGCGCAAATTGGAGCGGGTACGTTTGGCTCTGGTAATGGTGGCTCCGTTACCATATCAGCTCGCACTATAGAACTGACGGGCTCCTCTGCAGCCGGTCGCACTGGTTTGTTTGCTAGTGCGGTATTTGGTAGTGGTGATGGGGGGGATATTCACGTCCAGGGCGATCGGTTAACAGTTCGCAATGGCGCCGTCATCAGTGCCAGCAACTTCTCTAGTAATAATCCCGATATTCCCCCTGGTTCTGGCGCGGCGGGTAACGTCAATATCCAGGCGACTGAGTTAC contains:
- a CDS encoding S-layer family protein, whose product is MRNPVSISICLGLLATTPAVGQIVPDATLPVNSAVAENGNITTITGGTTSGSYLFHSFQEFSVPTGASALFNNAPDIQNIITRITGGGISNIDGIISANGSANLFLLNPAGIIFGANAQLNIGGSFLATTATSIKWADGSEFSATDPTRDNGGVPLLTINVPLGLQLGSGSGSILVEGPGNNLSIDPETSATIRDLRPSGLEVNPGQTLALIGGDITLNGGNLTAPSGTIELHAIASGEIVADSSSGPITINPPVTQSGANIQLLQAASIDASGPGGGQILLQGRRTELRDGAAILTDTLADEPGGNLTLRATESVELTGINGDGTFFTGLFADVAPDATGAGGSLLVETGSLLMADGAQIIAGSLGAGDGGELTVRANAVEIKGGGPDIPFPTGLFVSSLATGEGGNLTVEAQNLLVTDGGQIVASTFGEGDAGNIAIRANSLHIEGISPTAEFVTGVFADVAPGATGNGGNIAIEAQSLHVTAGAQIIGSTFGEGKAGDISVAANSLEVTGASVLGPSGLFTASEDTGSGGNLTLQADVLRLSEGAQIGAGTFGSGNGGSVTISARTIELTGSSAAGRTGLFASAVFGSGDGGDIHVQGDRLTVRNGAVISASNFSSNNPDIPPGSGAAGNVNIQATELLFDRGGTVSADTAGGDRGNISLTGSNIQMRRGSQITTNATGTATGGNILINTETLSALENSDITANAEASFGGRVVITAQGIFGTAFRPELTPQSDITASSELGAEFSGTVEIKTPDADPSSGLVPLPDNAVDVESLVARNLCAQPQVAGSFFAITGRGGLPPNPSAPLTSVPETLDWSSAGRGGPPPKRFALASPTRGQAKGALTPQPLSQGERGGSQRGGDTTAPIQEAQGLTMAADGTIWLTAEPVSPTPHAPRFANLQCQNKSVSK
- the ntcA gene encoding global nitrogen regulator NtcA; this translates as MMAQDKPLAAILRQMGTGSFPPVVENFERGKTIFFPGDPAERVYFLIKGAVKLSRVYEAGEEITVALLRENTVFGVLSLITGHRSDRFYHAVAFTPVELLSVPIDQVEKALANDPELSIFMLRGLSSRILQTEMMIETLAHRDMGSRLVSFLLILCRDFGVPSMDGITIDLKLSHQAIAEAIGSTRVTVTRLLGELREEQMISIHKKKITVHNPVALSQQFT
- a CDS encoding AAA family ATPase, which encodes MLDEVKLHNFKSHQATELRLDNSRFHALVGQNSAGKTSVLQALHYLSLLADSSFSRIFQYDKAPQFITTIGAEEMCVTASGFWGFKEPKYWEAAYSWQQREGGWVPTVSWQVEQNRDDSSGWSESFSNAPHPIGEAIRHAVYLKLVSSNLAKAAYSEAETPRVEFDGSGLAPTLDFLRNEAPDKFELLQEMLRRIVPGVREVGIRRAKVKVNREKSIQVDGKLMTYDDTQEMSGQEVVLSMNTGERIPAHAVSEGTIITLGLLAVLLNPTQPNLVLLDDVEQGLHPKAQRELMTVFKTIIAEHKNLQIIFSTHSPYIIDELMPSQVHVLHNSDVTGTVAKRLDEHPDVEWAKHTLTTGEFWDAEGEEWVVAGEISV
- a CDS encoding NF038122 family metalloprotease; translation: MLAKSSANNYQTLPRQWGTNNQRKGNMALMSSHEQSSSRNGGVMVHLGASFGMAVAAVIGFNAPTLAATFRFEYMAGTSLQEMVAFEMAGAIWSQFLTDDVTINLKVGGVNFSSQFGSDYNKVISMASPEKILVDAGTLAGLGNLQLDGNGYFDINVDGQTVQQNQITVTTANAKVLGIGGLGTTFDGTILMNNAVGWDLDYIGSAPDDSSKFDFLSVVVHEIGHTLGFISGVEDNQWYASNANSDPNSSPNGNTIVTALDLFRFSPESSTQGIQDLSVGGEKYFSLDGGSTVTAQFATGTEGDGFQGSHWKEADSSQAIGIMDPALAKGEKSRISDFDLLALEALGWNVKRQANGEFRSWDNLNLNTIKQQAQTRAVGSLIAQILGDFNESRTYHRWATRSRSRFWQVGYFQTADIDPNQPQPASVPEPGVTLGLASLGFFGLVSRRRRQS
- a CDS encoding S8 family peptidase, with the protein product MSVDLFDAKFYATANPDLAAAGINTADQLWEHFRTVGLSEGRKFSPLVDLDFYRRTNSDLVGAGLTSNADLYEHLRRYGVKEGRRFSPLVDLDFYFSQNPDVALAIGGDKELGWQHLQTNGIAEKRSFSQIIDLNYYLTANPDLQAVFGGEGRQTLDHLLLWGIPEGRTFLPGDLGVLGFDRVNPPPPIRLSEFVGQSDGQDIFPFRISSLSDVSVTVKGDAGNTRLGLIRDENNNGLPDELTAESGLMADKEHITALETFGLAPGRYFVTVTPEAGDTSYELSLFAGAAEIPNPDRDAAGTVNLGQVGTTAAIRDTITAANPRRLYQVQLVYPSEVRLSLAGASAETDLRLFQDINGNGLADAGEEVATRPNPQEPVDSNGNGIIDFSETVDWFNGTIPAITHPDAILAPQVFPGNYLIEVARVNEDTGYTLQMQTLAPAAPAAGAGNRTPFSWGYLGEITNTDVSVTDFVGHANPYDFYAFELQRGKNLTIRLQGQNADADLVLVRDLNEDNAFSSDEIIAFPPSERSANQEITRFFGEGIYYVGVVKVKDNTAYSLEVDFLNNDKPSDNAGNDLGSAADLGIPGAEPIIRRDWVNEDDREDFYRFQLNETTKISAFLYEMTGNAQLELIQDLNGNGVVEPEERIAGSQNKGGQLEQLDRVLLPGNYFLAATQAVADADYSIWLEAAPVAPSPEAGNGLPVALDLGALNSPQTASGVVDTADPHDIYKFRLETPGDLSLFLYGMSGNADLRLIRDDNGNGLIEPEEILALSVEGGATAEEISLQGLPAGEYYVWVAQAVGNTHYDLSVIPGNFSRASGYGLVNAAVAVAQAVGQPEFPAVAPLPGKDWALNAVKAPAVWSQGYTGDGIVVAVVDDGTDYSHPNLDDNIWVNEDEIPGNGIDDDANGFIDDVRGWDFWDGDNDPRNFEELAGHSTHVAGSIAGENNGVGVTGVAPGAKIMPVRTIGVFRGAEEPIIAGIRYAADNGADIINLSLGGSLPSEPEEEAIRYAVEKGVVVVMASGNDGLTNFAGGKRFSNVKYPAGFASEFGISVGAVDSKGSLGEFSNRAGTTPIDYVVAPGVDIYSALPIDTYSFWEGTSMATGLVSGVAALILSANPNLTPAQVEDLITGSGNPFAVTESGEYDLFAS
- the fabI gene encoding enoyl-ACP reductase FabI — encoded protein: MIDLTGKNALVTGIANNRSIAWGIAQQLHQAGANLGITYLPDDKGRFEKKVWEVVEPIKPSLFLPCNVEDDAQIQSVFTAIGEKWDKLDILIHCLAFADKDGLSGDFSSSPRQTFSKALDISAYSLVALSGAAKPLMTQGGSIVTLSYLGGVRVIPNYNVMGIAKAALEMNVRYLASELGPLNVRVNGISAGPIRTLASSAVGGILDMIHHVEKTAPLRRTVTQTEVGNTAAFLCSDLASGITGQVLYVDSGYSIMGM